TTTACCGGTCCCCGGAGGGCCTACCAGTAATGCTCCCTTAGGAATTTTACCTCCCAAGTCTGTATATTTTTGAGGTTCTTTCAAGAACTCCACAATTTCTTCTACTTCCTGTTTGGCTTCCGCCAAGCCGGCTACATCTTTGAATGTAATCTTGATCGCCCCTCCTTTTTCGAAAAGCTGGGCTTTTGATTTACCTACATTAAACACACCGCCAGGACCTCCACTACCACCGCCACTCATACGGCGCATGAAGAATATCCATAAAGCAATCAGCAGCACAAGCGGCAGGACCTGAATCAGGATAGCAGGGAATATATCTGATTTAGGCGGATAATCCGAGGTCCCGTCAAAATGACCGGCTTCTTTTTCTGCCTGCAAAAATTCTTCCAGTTTGTCAGTAGACGGCGCCCTACTTGTGATGATCGGGTTGCGCCCTACTTTGGTAGAGTCCGCTCCGAATACGGCACCTACGGAATTAGGTTTGAGATAAGCCTCAATCGACTTGTCCTCATACCCCAGCACTTTGCTGACATAACCGTTTTTAACGTAATCCTGAAATTCGCTGTATGTGACAGCTTTGTTTCCGGCTCCCCTTGAATCACTGCCCCACCAGAGGCCGAGAAGCATAAGGGCAATAATCATATACATCCAGTTCAAGTTGAACTTGGGCATATTAACCTTGTTGTTAGGTTTATTGCTATTGTTTTTGTTGCTACTATTATTGTCCATAATCGTTGATTAGTCTAAATCGGGGATTTGAATAAGTTTGGCATCTGCCCAAAGGTGTTCCAGATTATAAAAGGCTCTTGTTTCCGGTAGAAAAACATGTACCAGTACGTCCGCATAGTCCATAGCTACCCATTCTGCATTTCGAAGTCCGTCAACGGCAAAAGGTTTGCTGTCCGCACCTTTACGGGTAAATTCTTTGATAGAATCTACGATAGCACCAACCTGACTGGGAGAATTTCCCTGACAAATAACGAAGTATTTACAGATAGTATCTTCTATATTGGTTAAATCGGCAATAATGATGTTTTTACCTTTTTT
The nucleotide sequence above comes from Bacteroides caccae. Encoded proteins:
- the rsfS gene encoding ribosome silencing factor; this translates as MNDTKVLIEKIKEGIQEKKGKNIIIADLTNIEDTICKYFVICQGNSPSQVGAIVDSIKEFTRKGADSKPFAVDGLRNAEWVAMDYADVLVHVFLPETRAFYNLEHLWADAKLIQIPDLD